One part of the Prochlorococcus marinus str. MIT 9313 genome encodes these proteins:
- a CDS encoding iron-containing alcohol dehydrogenase family protein, with translation MNKNNLPEEVSHCAHSIAPEKVVRGERAWEESHQLIASICRSPLLLGRSIATAELRQGLLNNLRDLGLNTVSAELKHDCCEMDLKRINALALYNSCDGVIAAGGGKVLDAGKLLAHRLSIPCITVPLSAATCAGWTALANIYSPTGAFQRDQVLARCPHLMIFDHGLVRQAPPRTLASGIADAIAKWYEASVSNGSSNDGLIQQAVQMARVLRDQLLLDGPEALKDQNSLAWIRVAEACALTAGLIGGIGGSRCRTAAAHAVHNALTQLKDCHEVLHGEKVGYGILVQLRLEEIIGGHQLAGQARRQLIPFLKGLDLPVNLEDLGLSNLSLHELHEVCQFACQKGSDLYQLPFPVNSNALLEALLGASDNGPVPVESTVTKRIAAS, from the coding sequence ATGAACAAAAACAATTTGCCTGAGGAGGTGTCTCACTGCGCTCACTCCATAGCCCCCGAAAAGGTTGTTAGGGGAGAAAGGGCGTGGGAAGAAAGCCATCAACTCATTGCCTCGATTTGCCGCTCACCTTTACTGCTTGGACGCAGCATCGCCACGGCTGAGTTACGCCAGGGATTACTCAACAACCTCAGGGACCTTGGACTCAACACAGTTTCTGCTGAGCTCAAGCACGATTGCTGCGAGATGGATCTCAAGCGGATCAATGCTCTTGCCTTGTACAACTCCTGCGACGGTGTGATTGCCGCAGGTGGGGGCAAGGTGCTAGATGCCGGGAAGCTTTTGGCCCATCGGCTAAGCATCCCATGCATCACAGTTCCACTGAGTGCAGCCACCTGTGCCGGTTGGACCGCCCTCGCCAATATCTATTCACCAACAGGTGCTTTTCAACGCGATCAAGTTCTGGCTCGATGTCCACATCTGATGATCTTTGATCATGGTCTCGTGCGTCAGGCTCCTCCCAGGACTCTCGCAAGCGGCATCGCAGATGCAATCGCCAAATGGTACGAAGCGTCTGTCAGCAATGGCTCCAGCAACGATGGCTTAATTCAACAAGCTGTGCAGATGGCAAGGGTCTTGCGCGATCAGCTGCTGCTTGATGGGCCTGAAGCGCTGAAAGATCAAAACAGCCTGGCCTGGATCAGGGTTGCCGAAGCCTGCGCACTAACTGCAGGGCTGATCGGAGGGATTGGCGGTTCTCGCTGCCGTACTGCCGCTGCCCACGCGGTACACAACGCACTCACGCAATTAAAAGATTGCCATGAGGTCCTTCATGGAGAAAAGGTGGGTTACGGGATTCTCGTACAGTTGCGTCTTGAGGAGATTATTGGAGGCCATCAACTGGCCGGACAAGCAAGGCGACAGCTGATTCCATTCCTCAAAGGACTTGATCTGCCTGTAAATCTTGAGGATCTGGGCCTATCGAATTTGAGTCTTCACGAGCTGCATGAGGTCTGCCAATTCGCCTGTCAAAAAGGCTCTGACCTATACCAACTGCCGTTTCCCGTCAATTCCAACGCCCTACTCGAAGCACTCCTCGGCGCTAGCGACAATGGCCCGGTCCCAGTCGAATCCACAGTCACCAAGCGAATAGCAGCCTCTTGA
- a CDS encoding alpha/beta fold hydrolase, protein MAAQTIASSETLLRQLTPQLLDPLARDLANQVQWWSLPGLVPCSTSEPESYPVAITGEGAPVLLLHGFDSSFLEFRRLAPLLSPHHQLVIPDLYGFGFTPRPPAADYGQEALIRHLDELLAHLPSNSPVGVIGASMGGAIAMELARRHPKQINRLLLLSPAGLTGRPKPIPPGLDQLGAWILSQPAVRRSICRQAFADPKNSVGDAEEQIASLHLQVSGWRRSLAAFARSGGIANCGTPLPQQPLHVIWGANDRILNGPQRREALTLLGSQVEELDNCGHLPHLDHPKIVAQCWLQALS, encoded by the coding sequence ATGGCAGCCCAAACAATCGCCTCGTCAGAGACCCTTTTACGTCAGCTCACACCACAACTTCTGGATCCATTAGCCCGTGACCTGGCCAATCAAGTTCAGTGGTGGTCTTTACCGGGGCTTGTCCCATGCTCGACCTCAGAGCCTGAGTCCTACCCAGTAGCCATTACTGGCGAGGGGGCTCCAGTGCTTCTGCTGCATGGGTTTGATAGCAGCTTCCTTGAATTCCGACGCCTAGCTCCGTTATTAAGCCCTCACCATCAGCTTGTGATTCCGGATTTGTATGGTTTTGGCTTCACTCCCCGTCCCCCTGCCGCTGACTATGGACAAGAGGCGCTCATCCGTCACCTCGATGAACTGCTAGCCCATCTGCCCTCTAATTCTCCAGTGGGAGTCATCGGAGCATCAATGGGAGGTGCTATTGCCATGGAGCTTGCTAGACGTCATCCAAAACAAATCAACCGCTTGCTCTTACTTTCGCCTGCAGGATTAACAGGACGGCCAAAACCTATCCCTCCAGGCCTAGATCAACTGGGCGCATGGATCCTTAGTCAACCGGCCGTGCGACGCAGCATCTGCCGCCAAGCCTTCGCTGATCCCAAAAACTCTGTCGGAGATGCTGAGGAACAAATCGCTTCCCTTCATCTACAGGTATCAGGCTGGAGGAGATCACTAGCTGCCTTTGCCCGCAGTGGAGGGATCGCCAATTGCGGAACACCGCTACCCCAGCAACCACTTCATGTGATCTGGGGTGCCAACGACCGTATTTTAAATGGACCTCAGAGACGGGAAGCCCTCACCCTGCTGGGATCTCAAGTGGAAGAACTTGACAACTGCGGCCATTTACCACATCTCGACCATCCCAAGATTGTCGCCCAATGCTGGCTTCAAGCTTTGTCCTAG
- a CDS encoding LmeA family phospholipid-binding protein: protein MGDPSSTTTSTGPLLQLLANGLKIWVRRQCDAVGELKLELHGSALELFRGRLSGVSLMAKEVIFQGLPLHYAELKSGPLRLNMNLGKSAQAVTLEQSFDLQGTVSITDKDLNQVLLSDPWRWLGDWLAEELIGITPLGGLQINNDTLELQAPVIGQQEPARRRFLIRADQGTVLIRHQDVDLEASLPMDPAIHIEEAVLNGGQLHLKGRASVTP from the coding sequence ATGGGAGATCCTTCATCCACCACCACCAGTACCGGCCCTTTATTGCAACTCCTCGCCAATGGTCTAAAGATTTGGGTCCGCCGACAATGCGATGCCGTTGGTGAACTGAAGCTGGAACTGCACGGATCTGCTCTGGAGCTCTTTAGAGGTCGTCTTTCAGGAGTCAGTCTCATGGCCAAGGAGGTGATCTTTCAAGGCCTGCCATTGCATTACGCCGAATTAAAAAGCGGCCCCCTCAGGCTGAACATGAACCTCGGCAAATCAGCCCAGGCTGTGACTCTCGAGCAAAGCTTCGATCTTCAGGGAACTGTATCAATCACGGACAAAGACCTCAATCAGGTCCTGCTATCAGATCCATGGAGATGGCTTGGCGATTGGCTAGCAGAAGAGCTCATTGGCATAACGCCTCTTGGAGGACTTCAAATCAACAACGACACCTTGGAATTACAGGCTCCAGTGATTGGTCAACAAGAACCGGCAAGGCGACGTTTTCTAATCAGAGCGGATCAAGGAACCGTGCTGATTAGACACCAGGATGTGGATTTAGAAGCTTCACTACCCATGGACCCTGCTATTCACATTGAAGAAGCCGTTCTGAACGGTGGACAACTTCACCTCAAGGGTCGCGCATCAGTAACACCCTGA